The following are encoded in a window of Mycobacterium decipiens genomic DNA:
- a CDS encoding type I polyketide synthase, which yields MGPPGAGVTTGSVGHISRAAVEPVAVVGMACRFPGGVDSPDGLWEMVSEGRDVVSEFPSDRGWGLGRLYDPDPDRMGCVYARAGGFLDRVADFDAGFFGISPREALGMDPQQRLMLEIAWETFESAGIDPQLLRGSQTGVFAGVMTSHYEEIGGDQAEGFLAVGTEASVVSGRVAFVFGLEGPAVSVDTACSSSLVAIHQACQSLRGGECSMALAGGVMVMATPTTLVEFSRKRGLSADGRCKSFAAAADGTGFAEGAGLVLLERLSDARRLGHSVLAVIRGSAINQDGASKKLTAPNGRAQERVIRSALAAAGLGVADVDVVEAHGTGTPKGDPIEANALLATYGSRHPQDRPLWLGSVKSNMGHTQAAAGVAGVIKMVQAMRHRVMPRSLHVDTPSPRVDWASGAVELLTEQRDWSVQDGRPRRAGVSSFGISGTNAHVILEEAPAESVPAHGGDSGAAVAWPVVPWVVSGKSAQALAAQAGRLAEYLGADGDLGVLDVGLSLSQRSVFEHRAVIVGAGRDELLAGLADLAEGRPGGVVLTRHAGAAGKTALVFPGQGAQWLGMGQQLHAQFPAFAEAFDAVVGELDQHLRVSLQSVLWGENQALLNSTEFAQPALFAVEVAILQLLRHWGIRPDFVLGHSVGEIAAAYAAQVLSLSDAAMVVAARGRTMQSLPAGGVMFAVAATEDEVTPLLVDGVGIAAINAPGSVVVSGAQDAVAPIVEDFRERDRRVRQLAVSHAFHSSLMEPILDEFASAISDITVGEPTIPVVSNITAALGGPEYGSPQYWVDHVRQPVRFADSVRLLESMGATRFIEAGPSGGLSTSIDQTLASPEDVVVVPVLGKQRAEGSLVIHAAAVLFTAGAAVDWAAVFDHTTAQRVTLPTYAFQRRRFWLDSTSRAGDVGNVGLAAVEHALLGAVITQPDSGGVILTGLLAPRAQPWLADHRIAGAMLFPGTGFVELAIRAGDEVNCPVLQELTLMAPLAITDRGVPVQVMVSGAGGSGNRTVAVYSRNGQSDSEWVLHAKGVLTVGTAEPSLLFSDLPTWPPVGAEVVDIAGGYDRLAALGYQYGSAFQGLTAVWKRGEDVFAEIAVSEDLDIAGMGIHPALLDAALHAWVLTTDADGVASRDEGVQLPFMWQQVSLHGVGATRLRVHLGRTQGNVVDVQLSDTSGTLVFTGSLLTRPASSEQLQAALSAAGIQNDSGLMELTWAPITVPDGRAGHIAAWRDQSSTDPESETDPAVGVQADVVVWEVPATHSDVVAAVHEVTHQLLAVLQSWLTVDRAGVLVVLTRGAVGLVGERVTDLAGAAVWGMVRSAQNEDPGRVVLIDLDAAASIVDGQIVTGSEGSGIDGLDLVALTQSGEPQLVVRSHAVYAARLSAVAPVLDVADGGGVDPSSVLDPSGTVLITGGTGMAGGWLARHVVDHYGVRHVVLASRSGGRAGGSAELAAELSARGVQVEVVACDVADRDAVTALLTRLPQQYPLTGVIHAAGVLDDAVITSLTPQRVDTVLRAKVDAAWNLHELTRDLGVSAFVLFSSIAGTVGAPGQGNYAAANAFLDALAFQRRADGLTATSLAWGLWEQSSTMTGHLSSRDVARMNRTGMVALTAEQAIEMFDAALVADHPAVVAARFDRHALHNPSFNAGLPPLFNELIGSPRRRAVEAGSTASRSALAQHLHGLTPEQQREMLTELVCTQIAIVLGHTKSGEISPDQAFQGLGFDSLTAVDLRNRLKAATGLSLTPTLVFDYPTPRDVASYLGYQLSGSEPISGGNDDYVRQVQDLVMSIPAKRLAQAKIVDLLQKLKMDNPDELGERERASDLADMSLDDLVNVALTKFAAQQG from the coding sequence GTGGGCCCGCCCGGCGCCGGGGTGACAACAGGAAGCGTGGGGCATATTTCGCGCGCGGCGGTTGAGCCGGTGGCGGTGGTGGGGATGGCGTGCCGGTTCCCGGGTGGGGTGGATTCGCCGGATGGTTTGTGGGAGATGGTGTCTGAGGGTCGCGACGTGGTGTCGGAGTTTCCTTCGGACCGTGGCTGGGGCCTTGGGCGGCTTTATGATCCTGATCCGGATCGGATGGGGTGTGTGTATGCCCGCGCGGGTGGGTTTCTGGACCGGGTAGCGGATTTCGATGCCGGGTTTTTCGGGATCTCGCCGCGTGAAGCGCTGGGGATGGATCCCCAGCAGCGGCTGATGTTGGAGATCGCCTGGGAGACATTCGAATCAGCCGGAATTGATCCACAATTGTTGCGGGGCAGCCAAACCGGCGTCTTCGCCGGCGTGATGACCTCGCATTACGAGGAAATTGGCGGGGATCAGGCCGAGGGTTTCCTGGCCGTTGGTACCGAAGCCAGTGTGGTGTCGGGGCGGGTTGCCTTTGTGTTCGGCTTGGAAGGCCCGGCGGTGTCGGTGGATACGGCGTGTTCGTCGTCGTTGGTGGCCATCCATCAGGCTTGTCAATCTCTGCGTGGTGGTGAGTGTTCGATGGCCCTGGCGGGCGGTGTCATGGTGATGGCCACCCCCACCACTCTTGTGGAGTTTTCCCGGAAGCGGGGATTGTCCGCGGATGGGCGGTGCAAGTCGTTTGCCGCCGCCGCTGACGGAACAGGCTTTGCCGAGGGTGCCGGTTTGGTGTTGTTGGAGCGGCTATCCGATGCCCGCCGGCTTGGGCATTCGGTGTTGGCGGTGATTCGTGGCAGCGCGATCAATCAAGACGGGGCGTCTAAAAAGCTGACCGCGCCCAACGGGCGCGCTCAGGAGCGCGTTATCCGTTCGGCGTTGGCCGCCGCCGGGTTGGGGGTGGCCGATGTGGACGTGGTGGAGGCTCATGGCACCGGCACCCCGAAGGGTGATCCGATTGAGGCCAACGCTCTTTTGGCCACCTACGGCAGTAGGCACCCGCAGGATCGGCCGCTGTGGTTGGGTTCGGTCAAGTCGAATATGGGGCACACTCAGGCCGCCGCCGGGGTGGCCGGGGTGATCAAGATGGTGCAGGCCATGCGCCATCGGGTGATGCCTCGGTCGTTGCATGTGGATACGCCTTCTCCGCGTGTGGATTGGGCTTCGGGTGCGGTGGAGTTGTTGACCGAGCAGCGGGACTGGTCGGTGCAGGATGGGCGGCCGCGGCGGGCGGGGGTGTCTTCGTTCGGGATCTCAGGGACTAATGCGCATGTGATCTTGGAGGAAGCGCCTGCTGAGTCGGTGCCGGCTCACGGTGGTGATTCGGGTGCCGCGGTGGCGTGGCCGGTGGTGCCGTGGGTGGTGTCGGGTAAGTCGGCTCAGGCATTGGCTGCCCAGGCTGGGCGGTTAGCTGAATACCTGGGCGCTGATGGTGACCTTGGTGTGCTTGATGTCGGGTTGTCTTTATCGCAGCGGTCGGTGTTCGAGCATCGGGCGGTAATTGTTGGTGCCGGTCGGGACGAGCTTTTGGCGGGGTTGGCGGATCTGGCTGAGGGGCGCCCCGGTGGGGTGGTGCTGACCAGACATGCCGGCGCCGCCGGTAAGACCGCGCTGGTGTTCCCGGGGCAGGGTGCGCAGTGGCTGGGGATGGGCCAGCAGTTGCATGCTCAGTTCCCGGCGTTCGCTGAGGCTTTCGATGCTGTGGTTGGCGAACTAGATCAGCATCTGCGGGTGTCCTTGCAGTCGGTGTTGTGGGGTGAGAACCAGGCCCTGCTTAACAGCACAGAGTTCGCCCAGCCGGCGTTGTTCGCCGTGGAAGTGGCTATATTGCAGCTATTGAGGCACTGGGGGATCCGCCCCGACTTCGTGCTCGGTCACTCTGTGGGCGAAATTGCCGCTGCCTATGCCGCGCAAGTGCTTTCGCTATCTGATGCCGCGATGGTGGTGGCTGCGCGGGGCCGGACGATGCAGTCATTACCCGCTGGTGGGGTGATGTTCGCGGTGGCGGCCACTGAAGACGAGGTGACACCACTGCTGGTCGATGGTGTGGGTATCGCTGCAATCAACGCCCCGGGATCAGTGGTGGTTTCCGGCGCTCAGGACGCAGTAGCACCGATCGTCGAGGACTTCCGTGAGCGTGACCGGCGGGTGCGTCAGTTGGCGGTTTCTCATGCGTTCCATTCATCGTTAATGGAACCGATCCTCGATGAGTTCGCTTCAGCCATTTCGGATATCACGGTGGGTGAACCCACGATCCCGGTGGTGTCCAACATTACCGCGGCATTGGGTGGACCAGAATATGGTTCACCGCAGTACTGGGTGGATCATGTGCGTCAGCCGGTGCGTTTCGCCGACAGTGTGCGCTTGTTGGAGTCGATGGGGGCGACGCGGTTCATTGAGGCCGGGCCCAGCGGAGGGCTGAGCACGTCTATCGATCAGACCCTTGCCTCGCCCGAAGATGTTGTAGTAGTCCCGGTCTTAGGCAAGCAACGCGCAGAAGGCAGCTTGGTTATCCATGCCGCAGCTGTCTTGTTCACCGCTGGCGCCGCAGTGGATTGGGCCGCCGTGTTCGACCACACCACCGCTCAGCGAGTCACACTGCCCACCTACGCATTCCAGCGGCGTCGGTTCTGGCTTGACAGCACCTCAAGAGCAGGCGATGTCGGCAACGTCGGGTTGGCCGCTGTCGAGCATGCGTTGTTGGGTGCGGTGATCACACAACCCGATTCCGGGGGAGTGATCCTCACCGGCCTGCTGGCCCCTCGCGCTCAACCGTGGTTGGCCGATCACCGCATTGCTGGGGCGATGTTGTTCCCCGGAACTGGGTTCGTGGAATTGGCCATTCGTGCCGGTGATGAAGTCAACTGCCCAGTGCTCCAGGAACTGACCTTGATGGCGCCGTTGGCAATCACCGACCGCGGCGTGCCCGTGCAGGTGATGGTAAGCGGCGCTGGTGGATCAGGCAACCGGACAGTGGCGGTGTATTCCCGTAACGGTCAATCGGATTCGGAATGGGTGCTGCATGCCAAAGGCGTCCTGACCGTCGGGACTGCTGAACCATCGCTGCTGTTTTCTGATTTGCCGACATGGCCGCCGGTGGGTGCTGAGGTGGTGGATATCGCTGGTGGGTATGACCGGCTGGCGGCTCTGGGTTATCAATACGGTTCGGCGTTTCAGGGTTTGACTGCGGTATGGAAACGCGGCGAGGACGTGTTCGCCGAGATTGCTGTGTCCGAAGACCTTGATATAGCGGGGATGGGCATTCATCCGGCTTTGTTGGACGCCGCATTGCATGCCTGGGTGCTGACCACCGACGCTGACGGTGTAGCTAGCCGTGATGAGGGCGTGCAGTTGCCGTTCATGTGGCAGCAGGTCAGTTTGCATGGTGTGGGAGCTACCCGGTTGCGGGTGCATTTGGGTCGTACTCAGGGCAATGTTGTTGATGTCCAGCTCAGCGATACCAGCGGGACGCTGGTGTTTACCGGGTCGCTGCTCACCCGTCCGGCAAGTTCTGAACAACTTCAAGCCGCGCTCAGTGCTGCTGGTATTCAGAATGATTCGGGTTTGATGGAGCTTACTTGGGCACCTATCACCGTGCCTGACGGGCGGGCTGGGCACATAGCGGCTTGGCGCGATCAATCCAGCACCGATCCCGAATCCGAGACTGATCCCGCTGTCGGGGTTCAGGCTGATGTGGTGGTGTGGGAGGTGCCTGCTACTCACAGCGATGTAGTGGCCGCGGTGCACGAGGTGACGCATCAGCTGTTGGCTGTGTTGCAGTCTTGGTTGACTGTTGATCGAGCCGGGGTGTTGGTGGTGCTGACCCGGGGTGCGGTTGGGTTGGTTGGTGAACGAGTCACCGATCTGGCTGGGGCAGCGGTCTGGGGAATGGTGCGTTCAGCGCAAAATGAGGATCCCGGCCGGGTAGTCCTCATTGATCTGGATGCCGCTGCTTCGATCGTTGACGGTCAAATCGTCACTGGTTCTGAGGGTTCAGGCATAGACGGGTTGGACCTGGTTGCGTTGACTCAGAGCGGGGAACCGCAATTGGTGGTGCGTTCTCATGCGGTATATGCGGCCCGGTTATCGGCAGTAGCCCCCGTGTTGGATGTGGCCGATGGTGGTGGTGTGGACCCGTCGTCGGTGTTGGATCCGTCGGGCACGGTGTTGATTACCGGTGGGACGGGTATGGCCGGTGGTTGGTTGGCTCGTCACGTGGTCGATCACTACGGGGTCCGGCATGTGGTTTTGGCCAGTCGCAGTGGTGGTCGCGCTGGTGGTAGCGCGGAGCTGGCGGCTGAGTTGTCTGCCCGCGGTGTGCAGGTTGAGGTGGTTGCCTGTGATGTGGCTGATCGTGATGCGGTGACCGCGTTGTTAACTCGACTACCGCAGCAGTATCCGTTGACGGGGGTGATTCACGCTGCAGGGGTGCTTGACGATGCGGTGATCACTTCCTTGACTCCGCAGCGGGTGGATACGGTGTTGCGGGCCAAGGTGGATGCGGCCTGGAATCTGCATGAGTTGACCCGTGATTTGGGTGTTTCGGCGTTTGTGTTGTTCTCGTCGATCGCGGGTACGGTGGGTGCTCCAGGGCAGGGCAATTACGCAGCGGCGAATGCGTTCTTGGACGCTTTGGCTTTCCAGCGTCGTGCTGATGGGTTGACGGCGACGTCGTTGGCGTGGGGATTGTGGGAACAGTCCAGCACGATGACCGGGCATCTCAGTAGTCGTGACGTGGCCCGGATGAATCGCACCGGGATGGTGGCCCTGACCGCTGAACAGGCAATCGAGATGTTTGATGCCGCACTGGTTGCCGACCATCCCGCGGTGGTTGCGGCGCGGTTTGACCGTCATGCGCTGCATAACCCGAGCTTTAATGCTGGGTTGCCGCCGTTGTTCAATGAGTTGATCGGTAGTCCGCGGCGACGCGCGGTCGAGGCCGGCAGCACAGCGTCCCGGTCAGCGCTGGCCCAACATCTGCATGGCCTAACCCCTGAGCAACAGCGCGAGATGTTGACCGAGTTGGTATGCACACAGATCGCTATCGTCCTGGGACACACCAAGTCTGGTGAAATCAGTCCCGACCAAGCGTTCCAAGGCCTCGGGTTCGATTCATTGACCGCAGTAGACCTACGGAATCGGTTGAAAGCAGCGACCGGACTGTCCTTGACGCCCACCCTGGTGTTCGACTACCCCACCCCCCGCGACGTCGCCAGCTATTTGGGGTATCAGCTAAGTGGATCGGAGCCCATCAGCGGCGGGAATGATGACTATGTCAGACAGGTGCAAGATCTTGTGATGTCGATTCCAGCTAAACGGCTTGCACAAGCCAAGATCGTGGACCTATTGCAAAAGCTAAAAATGGATAACCCTGACGAGCTTGGCGAGCGCGAAAGGGCCTCCGACCTTGCAGATATGAGCCTCGACGATCTCGTCAACGTGGCTCTAACTAAGTTCGCAGCCCAACAAGGTTAA
- a CDS encoding type I polyketide synthase produces MNTQVDKVAEALRRTLIENDRLNKLLTASFEPVAIVGMGCRYPGGLISGDVLWDAVLGGRDVVSGFPTDRGWDVEGLFDPDPDAVGKSYTRSGGFLYEAADFDAEFFGISPREALAMDPQQRLLLEVSWEALEHAGIDPLGLAGSGTGVFTGVMYHDYAARLFGGSGASEVEGYLGSGSAGSVVSGRVAYVLGLQGPAVSVDTACSSSLVALHLAVQSLRSGECDLALAGGVTVMATPATFVEFSRQRGLAVDGRCKSFAAAADGTGWGEGVGVVVVERLSDARRLGHSVLAVVRGSAVNQDGASNGLTAPNGPSQQRVIRAALANAGVHAAEVDVVEAHGTGTTLGDPIEAQALLATYGQGRSADRPLWLGSVKSNMGHTQAAAGVAGVIKMVQAMRHRVMPRSLHVDAPSPHVDWASGAVELLTEQRDWSVQDGRPRRAGVSSFGISGTNAHVILEEAPAESVPAHGGDSGAAMAWPVVPWVVSGKSAQALAAQAGRLGAYLVDHPGLAVTDVGFSLATCRSGLEYRGAVIGADRNDLVAGLAALAGGQPGAGVVAGRVLGGKTTFVFPGQGGQWQAMAVELLDSAPVFAAQMKACADALAPHVDWSLDTVLRGEVAESALTRVDVVQPALFAVMVSMAALWRSCGVRPDMVIGHSQGEIAAAYVAGGLSLADAARVVAVRSQAIAELAGTGGMASVALPVVQVVDRLTRWDGRISVAAHNSPTSTVIAGDPAALQEFVTDCAGEGVFARLIPVDYASHSSHVEAVQDRLIGELSSINPRGGDIPFYSTVTGTQIDTDTLDGGYWYRNLRQPVQFEHTTAALLEEGACTFIEMGPHPVLTAAIGETAEAHCEDRASVAVLGSLRRDEGDWQRFITSLAEAYVHGVAVDWAAVFAAHRPRRVGLPTYAFQRRRYWPVVRIAGVGGLSAVGLVDVGHPFLGAGVGLGDERGWLFSGRLSVQTHAWLADHAVFESVLLPGTAFVEMALAAGSHAGLDYLEELVLEAPLPIPEHTAMQLQLLLGGSDEQRRRQLSIYSRPENVADHSAEQGQWVRHATGVLAPGDRGDGAGFAQLSMAWPPEGAVALPADSLYDRLAEAGFHYGPAFQGVQAIWRRGDEWFAEIALDGDQIDEAANFGLHPALFDAALHAAPELHSEQHRPGHVSLPFAWNGVWLPGRGPSVLRVALHPTDTGLQLRAVDQSGAPMLGVDSLVVRPIDTTQLARGATRQEPLHVVDWTPIPADEAPPAQLALLEGGAPLDLDGIVADGVGHYPSVAALVDSIRAGGDVPEIVLTAAAVTTDNQPGALGKAARAGLYHTLGLVQAWLGQPELLGTRLVFVTHAALAVAGDETPELAAAPIDGLLRSAVGEHPGRFTHIDLDDSPAARRALMAALSLRNEPRLAIRGGVVLAPRLVQAPAHSPEPDAVPVFDPQATVLISGGTGALGMALARHLATHHHCEHLLLVSRRGTAADGAEELRVELAGHGCRVEFAACDTADSDELSALLQTIPAEHPLGAVIHAAGVLADGVIDALGREQVEQVLRPKLDAALLLHELTQDMDLSAFVLFSSAAGVLGSPGQANYAAANAFLDALAQHRHHHGLAAVSLAWGLWDQSSGLTGQLDEIDHARMRRMGLTAIATDEGLRLFDLACNRAEPVLVPAPLDTDALRAQAHAGMLPPLLGGLVRTPAKRARAAATLAQRLNEKPQTEWDALLLSEVRSQVAAALNYPGPDAIDPTQAFNEIGLDSLGAVELRNRLTQATGLKLPTTLIFDHPNPIALAQYLHTNFINTTTGESAYGIDEGIEKIESILAAVGMDEQKRSQIEDRVRLLSANLQAFLAGVPEEISDAHGDLQFRSDDELFEILDEEFGATSQ; encoded by the coding sequence ATGAACACGCAGGTCGACAAAGTTGCAGAAGCGCTTCGACGCACGCTCATCGAGAACGATCGGTTGAATAAGCTTCTTACTGCGTCATTCGAGCCGGTGGCGATTGTGGGGATGGGGTGTCGTTACCCGGGTGGGTTGATTTCTGGGGATGTGTTGTGGGACGCGGTGCTTGGCGGTCGGGATGTGGTGTCGGGTTTCCCGACCGATCGGGGTTGGGATGTGGAGGGGTTGTTTGATCCTGATCCGGATGCGGTGGGGAAGTCTTATACCCGTTCGGGTGGGTTTTTGTATGAGGCCGCTGATTTTGATGCGGAGTTCTTCGGGATCAGTCCGCGTGAGGCGTTGGCGATGGATCCTCAGCAGCGATTGTTGTTGGAGGTGTCGTGGGAGGCGTTGGAGCACGCTGGGATTGATCCGTTGGGGTTAGCGGGTTCAGGTACTGGCGTGTTTACCGGAGTGATGTATCACGACTATGCCGCGCGATTGTTCGGCGGCAGTGGGGCATCCGAGGTCGAAGGGTATTTGGGTAGCGGCAGCGCTGGCAGTGTGGTCTCGGGTCGGGTGGCGTATGTGTTGGGTTTGCAGGGGCCGGCGGTGTCGGTGGATACGGCGTGTTCGTCGTCGTTGGTGGCGTTGCATTTGGCAGTGCAGTCGTTGCGTTCGGGCGAGTGTGATTTGGCGTTGGCTGGTGGGGTGACGGTGATGGCGACCCCGGCGACGTTTGTGGAGTTTTCTCGGCAGCGGGGGTTGGCTGTTGATGGTCGGTGTAAGTCGTTTGCTGCGGCTGCTGATGGCACCGGGTGGGGTGAGGGTGTTGGTGTGGTCGTGGTGGAGCGGCTCTCGGATGCTCGCCGGTTGGGTCATTCGGTGTTGGCGGTGGTGCGTGGTTCGGCGGTGAATCAGGACGGGGCTTCTAACGGGCTGACTGCGCCTAATGGGCCTTCTCAGCAGCGGGTGATTCGGGCGGCGTTGGCTAATGCTGGGGTGCATGCCGCTGAGGTGGATGTGGTCGAGGCTCATGGGACGGGCACCACGTTGGGTGATCCGATTGAGGCCCAAGCGCTGTTGGCCACTTATGGGCAGGGTCGGTCTGCCGATCGCCCGTTGTGGTTGGGTTCGGTCAAGTCGAATATGGGGCACACTCAGGCCGCCGCCGGGGTGGCCGGGGTGATCAAGATGGTGCAGGCCATGCGCCATCGGGTGATGCCTCGGTCGTTGCATGTGGATGCGCCTAGTCCGCATGTGGATTGGGCTTCGGGTGCGGTGGAGTTGTTGACCGAGCAGCGGGACTGGTCGGTGCAGGATGGGCGGCCGCGGCGGGCGGGGGTGTCTTCGTTCGGGATCTCAGGGACTAATGCGCATGTGATCTTGGAGGAAGCGCCTGCTGAGTCGGTGCCGGCTCACGGTGGTGATTCGGGTGCCGCGATGGCGTGGCCGGTGGTGCCGTGGGTGGTGTCGGGTAAGTCGGCTCAGGCATTGGCTGCCCAGGCTGGCCGGTTGGGTGCTTATCTGGTCGATCACCCCGGCCTGGCTGTGACTGATGTGGGGTTTTCGTTGGCCACTTGTCGTAGTGGGTTGGAGTACCGCGGCGCGGTGATTGGTGCCGATCGCAACGACTTGGTGGCGGGTTTGGCGGCGTTGGCCGGCGGGCAGCCGGGCGCCGGGGTGGTGGCTGGTCGGGTGCTTGGGGGTAAGACGACCTTCGTGTTCCCCGGCCAGGGTGGACAGTGGCAAGCCATGGCCGTGGAGTTGTTGGATTCCGCACCGGTGTTTGCCGCACAGATGAAGGCCTGCGCTGATGCGCTGGCCCCGCATGTGGATTGGTCGCTGGATACGGTGTTGCGCGGCGAGGTGGCCGAATCCGCGCTGACCCGTGTCGATGTGGTCCAACCGGCGTTGTTTGCCGTGATGGTCTCGATGGCGGCGTTGTGGCGCTCCTGCGGGGTGCGGCCCGACATGGTGATTGGCCATTCCCAGGGTGAGATCGCCGCCGCCTACGTGGCTGGTGGGTTGAGCTTGGCTGATGCCGCCCGCGTGGTGGCCGTGCGCAGCCAGGCCATTGCCGAGCTGGCCGGCACCGGCGGGATGGCCTCGGTTGCGTTACCGGTCGTCCAGGTCGTTGATCGGCTCACCCGCTGGGATGGACGGATTTCGGTGGCCGCTCACAACAGTCCGACCTCTACGGTGATCGCCGGAGACCCAGCCGCACTACAAGAGTTCGTCACCGATTGTGCGGGCGAAGGCGTTTTCGCGCGGCTGATCCCGGTGGACTACGCCTCGCATTCCAGCCACGTCGAAGCCGTCCAAGACCGGCTGATCGGCGAACTGTCGTCGATTAACCCCCGGGGCGGTGATATCCCGTTTTATTCCACGGTTACCGGCACCCAGATCGACACCGACACCCTTGATGGCGGCTATTGGTATCGCAATCTGCGCCAGCCCGTGCAGTTCGAGCACACCACCGCCGCCCTGCTGGAAGAGGGTGCATGCACCTTCATTGAGATGGGTCCCCATCCGGTGCTGACGGCGGCGATCGGCGAAACCGCCGAAGCCCACTGCGAGGATCGCGCGTCGGTGGCGGTGCTGGGCTCGCTGCGCCGCGACGAAGGCGACTGGCAGCGGTTTATCACCTCACTGGCCGAGGCCTACGTGCATGGGGTGGCGGTGGACTGGGCGGCGGTATTTGCTGCCCATCGGCCGCGGCGGGTGGGGTTGCCGACGTATGCCTTTCAGCGGCGGCGGTATTGGCCAGTCGTGCGGATCGCCGGTGTCGGAGGGTTGTCGGCGGTGGGGCTTGTGGACGTGGGTCATCCTTTCCTGGGGGCCGGTGTGGGCCTCGGTGATGAGCGGGGCTGGTTGTTTAGCGGACGGCTCTCGGTGCAGACCCATGCGTGGTTGGCCGATCACGCGGTCTTCGAATCGGTGTTGTTGCCCGGCACCGCTTTTGTGGAGATGGCGTTGGCAGCTGGCAGTCACGCCGGGCTGGATTACCTCGAGGAACTGGTGCTGGAAGCGCCCCTGCCGATCCCCGAACACACAGCGATGCAGCTGCAGCTTCTGCTGGGCGGGTCCGACGAGCAACGCCGGCGCCAACTTAGCATCTACTCCCGCCCTGAAAATGTCGCCGATCATTCCGCTGAACAGGGTCAGTGGGTTCGGCACGCCACCGGTGTGCTTGCCCCCGGCGATCGCGGCGATGGCGCGGGGTTCGCGCAGTTGTCGATGGCGTGGCCGCCCGAGGGTGCGGTGGCGCTGCCGGCCGACTCGCTGTATGACCGTTTGGCCGAAGCCGGGTTTCACTACGGTCCGGCCTTCCAGGGCGTGCAGGCGATCTGGCGCCGCGGTGATGAGTGGTTTGCCGAAATCGCCTTGGATGGCGACCAAATCGATGAAGCCGCTAACTTCGGATTGCACCCGGCCTTGTTCGACGCCGCCCTGCACGCGGCCCCCGAGCTGCACAGTGAGCAGCATCGACCGGGCCACGTATCGTTGCCGTTCGCCTGGAATGGGGTATGGCTGCCCGGGCGCGGGCCCTCGGTGCTGCGAGTAGCCCTACACCCCACCGATACCGGGCTGCAGCTGCGCGCGGTCGACCAAAGCGGGGCGCCGATGCTTGGTGTCGACTCACTCGTGGTGCGTCCGATCGATACCACTCAACTGGCCCGCGGCGCGACCCGGCAGGAACCCTTGCACGTCGTGGATTGGACACCCATCCCCGCCGACGAGGCGCCGCCCGCACAGCTGGCACTGCTTGAAGGCGGTGCACCGTTAGACCTCGACGGGATCGTCGCAGACGGTGTAGGGCACTACCCGAGTGTGGCCGCGTTGGTCGACTCGATCCGCGCAGGTGGTGATGTCCCTGAGATTGTGCTCACCGCCGCGGCGGTCACCACGGACAATCAACCCGGTGCGCTAGGTAAGGCCGCGCGGGCGGGCTTGTATCACACCCTGGGGCTGGTGCAGGCCTGGCTGGGTCAACCGGAGCTGCTCGGCACCCGGCTGGTGTTTGTCACCCATGCCGCGCTGGCCGTAGCGGGCGACGAAACACCCGAGTTGGCCGCCGCGCCCATCGATGGCTTGCTGCGCAGTGCGGTCGGGGAGCATCCCGGCCGGTTCACCCACATTGACCTTGATGACAGCCCGGCTGCCCGCCGGGCTTTGATGGCGGCATTGTCGTTGCGCAACGAACCGCGGCTGGCCATCCGTGGCGGGGTGGTGCTGGCCCCGCGGTTGGTGCAGGCGCCGGCACACTCGCCCGAACCCGATGCGGTGCCGGTGTTTGATCCGCAGGCGACGGTATTGATCAGCGGGGGCACCGGCGCGTTAGGCATGGCGCTGGCGCGCCATCTGGCTACCCACCACCACTGCGAGCATCTGTTGCTGGTCAGCCGCCGCGGTACGGCTGCTGACGGCGCCGAGGAGCTGCGCGTTGAACTGGCCGGGCATGGTTGCCGGGTCGAGTTCGCGGCTTGTGACACCGCTGACTCCGACGAGCTGTCCGCGTTGCTGCAAACGATCCCGGCCGAGCATCCGCTGGGTGCGGTGATCCATGCCGCCGGGGTGCTCGCCGACGGGGTGATTGACGCTTTGGGCCGTGAGCAGGTCGAACAGGTGCTGCGGCCCAAGCTTGACGCCGCGCTGTTGCTGCATGAGCTCACCCAAGACATGGACCTGTCGGCGTTTGTGCTGTTCTCCTCGGCCGCGGGGGTGCTCGGTAGCCCCGGGCAAGCCAACTACGCCGCCGCCAACGCTTTCCTGGACGCCTTAGCACAACACCGACACCACCACGGGCTGGCGGCCGTCTCGCTGGCCTGGGGGCTGTGGGATCAAAGCAGCGGCCTGACTGGCCAACTTGACGAGATCGATCACGCCCGCATGCGACGCATGGGCCTGACGGCGATAGCCACCGACGAAGGCCTGCGACTATTCGACCTGGCCTGCAATCGCGCTGAACCTGTCCTGGTGCCTGCACCTCTAGACACCGACGCACTGCGCGCCCAAGCCCACGCCGGGATGCTTCCCCCACTATTGGGTGGGCTGGTTCGCACACCCGCCAAACGCGCCCGCGCCGCCGCCACACTGGCCCAACGTCTCAACGAAAAGCCTCAAACCGAGTGGGATGCGCTGCTGCTAAGCGAAGTCCGCTCTCAAGTCGCCGCCGCCCTCAACTACCCCGGTCCGGATGCCATCGACCCCACCCAAGCCTTCAACGAAATCGGACTGGACTCCCTGGGCGCCGTCGAACTACGCAACCGCCTCACCCAAGCCACCGGCCTCAAATTGCCCACCACCCTCATCTTCGACCACCCCAACCCCATCGCACTCGCCCAGTACCTGCATACCAATTTCATCAATACAACCACCGGTGAATCGGCTTATGGCATTGACGAGGGAATCGAGAAGATTGAGTCCATACTCGCCGCAGTCGGAATGGATGAGCAGAAAAGAAGTCAGATCGAAGATCGCGTGCGCCTATTAAGCGCAAACCTGCAGGCATTCCTCGCAGGTGTTCCTGAAGAGATTTCAGATGCCCATGGCGACCTGCAATTCCGATCCGATGATGAACTATTCGAAATTCTGGACGAAGAATTCGGCGCAACAAGCCAATAA